A region from the Papaver somniferum cultivar HN1 unplaced genomic scaffold, ASM357369v1 unplaced-scaffold_22, whole genome shotgun sequence genome encodes:
- the LOC113340497 gene encoding abscisic acid receptor PYL4-like, translated as MPSTPLKSSLQPHRINTMICSQKQQQQSSRTSYLDRVHDHLTAARATPIPETVARYHAHEVGPNQCCSAVIQVIDAPVSTVWSVVRRFDNPQAYKSFIKSCNVIRGDGCQVGCVREVQVVSGLPAATSTERLEILDDERHILSFSMVGGDHRLSNYRSVTTLHPSWPSSSGTGNSNASTGTVVVESYVVDVPIGNTKDDTCVFVDTIVRCNLQSLGQFTENLVGRNRSPASVHHK; from the coding sequence atgccATCAACACCTCTCAAATCATCTCTACAACCTCACAGAATCAACACAATGATCTGCAGCCAGAAACAGCAACAACAATCTAGCCGGACTTCATACCTCGACAGAGTGCATGATCATTTAACAGCTGCAAGAGCTACACCAATACCAGAAACCGTTGCAAGATATCATGCACATGAAGTTGGACCTAACCAGTGTTGCTCAGCGGTTATCCAAGTCATCGACGCTCCGGTATCAACCGTTTGGTCTGTGGTACGTAGATTCGATAACCCACAAGCTTAtaaaagttttatcaagagttgtAATGTTATTAGAGGAGATGGTTGTCAAGTTGGTTGTGTTAGAGAAGTGCAAGTTGTTTCTGGTTTACCGGCGGCAACTAGTACCGAGAGACTTGAGATACTCGACGATGAAAGACATATCCTTAGTTTCAGTATGGTTGGTGGTGATCATCGTTTATCAAATTATCGATCTGTTACAACACTTCATCCTTCTTGGCCATCATCTTCAGGGACGGGTAACAGCAACGCTTCAACCGGAACCGTGGTTGTTGAGTCATACGTCGTAGATGTACCAATCGGTAATACTAAAGATGATACTTGTGTTTTTGTGGATACAATTGTGAGGTGCAACCTTCAATCATTGGGTCAGTTCACTGAGAACTTGGTGGGGAGAAATCGTTCACCGGCTTCTGTTCATCATAAGTAA
- the LOC113340652 gene encoding SNF2 domain-containing protein CLASSY 1-like yields the protein MSSTTTKKRSLYKPQHPIDVSPFEAYYGSSWWPVKSLSIRKGELDVHLESPDEVGVTEKIPVGNLRMRSRRATVSDCMCFLRPGVDICILSKDSGEEKVWIDAKVNSIARTPHESGCTCRFFVNLFRKRVPSDMRWWTLNKEIMEVTIDDIAVLQQLDGKPSEDEYHRWSYLKDCPSRNDAKLLRLQFSCDLSWMLVASTLKGFDFKILSMRRKIFYQFLEDNQDICSTGSDKALKFVNFYMDDDVFKPNILTIVPESALISSDQENTSMDDSLDDQLELRRSGRKSIQPERYVGNPWSSNVKSAKRTARVREVDEEPWEMSSEDNDWWDEPIVRTERTHDTIPNLRTERKRDTIRNLRTERKHDSIRSSNLQLVTYEVKTGSMDQPTVGIKRNHENMQASNLELVPSQINIGGIDQPVALDMKTNDDCMHGSDEMESSTEQLGGDVISVKRPRYADPPVVYETSREKKDLCKQQVQHCDSISKQSKDYFMSRMNRYSNLNNSASNIDSSQAEQRKAENKEEGGPSVSSKSSKGEKDLCEKVQHCGSISKKSKEYFASSLTKFSHLASKCDTDSFEEVQRKAKLARKKRVLECLLKEKVVSHEAPKSKTPSFGSRTRYTYEPGAYYQRKYMSPSDYRSEIHRCMKNINSEIAKSQSCSEPQWKHVSEAIPSMRWKDICKEKSEDKQENENEEQEDLDSLWKEMDFANNSFDFAGGNQGNNADSCEGKESDCDKASCQHEYHLDEEIGLICLLCKSVVTEIRDMSLPFLQDKGWSRCEAQWKVKNDMKGPDINTTKFDIFRNPDSARNISVQELREQNESVWALIPDLRDKLRAHQKKAFEFLWKNIAGSMIPSEMEDACDSAGGCVISHSPGAGKTLLVIAFLESSLRLFPGQRPVILAPNTTVYTWKKEMKKWKVPIPVYQIHSYQNYRLEYQSLTVGGRRVNQDVMHAVDCLDKLRKWHEHPSVLLMSYPCFLSLMREQSKHEYWRYMGGVLRESPGLLILDEGHNPRSSHSMLRRFLMEVKTELRILLSGTLFQNSFDEYFNTLSLARPRFISEVLRELDPLYGVKNRKGYRRKDTKRCKEILARKFFVDKIGRRIHSKYDEDRKKGLNKLKQLTTGFVDVYEGDGSDCLPGLQAYALLLKPTPAQDKAMLKLLEYDCGTRYSLEYELTITLVSIHPWLLTSLECLDKFFNDDERKELAGQRHDITRGSKVRFVVNLVQKCVHKREKVLIFCRNIAPMRYLMEIFKNMFNWAEGEEMLILHGDQLVFQRTRMIDKFEDPGGNAQVLLASIGCCGEGISLTAASRVVLLDSEWNPSKIKQAVGRAFRQGQEKIVYVYQLLTSGTVEEKKHSKTAWKDWVSRMIFVGNNAKNSSHAKAENIDDEVLREIVEEDESDLFHLIMKDEKLMDRKKNETTAVFHMKGTF from the exons ATGAGCTCGACGACAACGAAGAAGCGATCCTTGTATAAACCCCAGCATCCAATTGATGTGTCGC CTTTCGAGGCGTATTATGGTAGCTCATGGTGGCCAGTGAAGAGCCTGAGTATTAGGAAAGGGGAATTGGATGTGCATTTAGAATCCCCTGATGAGGTGGGTGTCACCGAGAAAATACCGGTGGGTAATTTGCGAATGAGGTCAAGAAGAGCGACGGTATCTGATTGCATGTGTTTTTTGAGGCCTGGTGTAGATATCTGTATATTGTCAAAGGATTCAGGCGAAGAAAAG GTATGGATTGATGCTAAGGTTAATTCGATTGCGAGGACACCTCATGAATCTGGATGCACCTGCCGGTTTTTCGTTAACTTGTTCAGGAAACGTGTACCATCTGATATGAGATGGTGGACACTTAACAAAGAAATTATGGAAGTAACAATTGATGATATTGCTGTCCTCCAGCAACTTGATGGAAAGCCTTCTGAAGACGAGTATCACAGGTGGTCTTATTTGAAAGATTGTCCTTCCAGAAATGATGCTAAGTTGCTCCGGCTTCAGTTCTCCTGTGACCTTTCGTGGATGCTTGTTGCGTCTACATTGAAAGGCTTCGACTTTAAAATATTGTCAATGCGAAGGAAGATTTTTTATCAATTTCTTGAAGACAATCAAGATATCTGTTCAACTGGCTCTGACAAGGCTTTAAAGTTCGTCAATTTCTACATGGATGATGATGTCTTTAAACCTAATATCCTAACCATTGTGCCAGAGTCTGCTTTGATATCATCTGATCAAGAGAATACCTCCATGGATGACTCCCTTGATGATCAGCTTGAATTGAGGCGGTCCGGTCGAAAGTCTATACAACCCGAACGTTATGTTGGCAATCCATGGTCTTCCAATGTGAAGAGTGCAAAAAGAACAGCTAGAGTAAGAGAAGTCGATGAGGAGCCATGGGAAATGTCTTCTGAGGATAATGACTGGTGGGACGAGCCAATAGTGCGTACAGAAAGAACGCATGATACTATTCCCAATTTGCGTACAGAAAGAAAGCGTGATACTATTCGCAATTTGCGTACAGAAAGAAAGCATGATAGTATTCGCAGTTCAAACTTGCAACTCGTTACGTACGAAGTCAAGACCGGCAGCATGGACCAGCCGACAGTGGGTATAAAaagaaatcatgaaaatatgcagGCTTCAAACTTAGAACTCGTTCCATCCCAAATCAATATTGGCGGCATCGACCAGCCAGTAGCTCTGGATATGAAAACAAATGATGATTGTATGCACGGTTCAGATGAGATGGAGTCAAGCACAGAACAGCTAGGTGGAGATGTTATAAGTGTAAAGCGGCCTCGATATGCTGATCCTCCTGTGGTTTACGAAACGTCAAGAGAAAAGAAAGACTTGTGTAAGCAGCAAGTTCAACACTGCGACAGCATTTCAAAACAAAGCAAGGATTATTTTATGTCCCGTATGAACAGGTATAGCAACTTAAATAATTCTGCATCTAATATTGATAGTTCTCAAGCAGAACAAAGGAAGGCTGAGAACAAGGAGGAGGGTGGTCCTTCAGTGAGCAGTAAAAGTTCAAAAGGAGAGAAAGATTTGTGTGAAAAGGTTCAACATTGCGGCAGCATTTCAAAGAAAAGCAAGGAATATTTTGCGTCTTCTTTGACCAAGTTTAGCCACTTAGCTTCAAAATGTGATACTGATAGTTTTGAAGAAGTGCAAAGGAAAGCAAAGTTAGCAAGAAAAAAGAGGGTTTTAGAGTGCTTACTGAAGGAGAAAGTAGTATCACATGAAGCGCCAAAAAGTAAAACGCCTTCTTTTGGATCGAGGACGAGATATACTTATGAACCCGGGGCTTACTACCAAAGGAAATATATGAGTCCCAGTGATTACAGGTCAGAGATACACAGGTGCATGAAGAACATTAACTCAGAGATTGCTAAGAGCCAATCATGTTCAGAACCGCAATGGAAACATGTCAGTGAGGCAATTCCTTCCATGCGATGGAAGGATATATGTAAGGAAAAATCAGAGGATAAGCaggaaaatgaaaatgaagaacaagaagatctTGATTCTCTATGGAAAGAGATGGATTTTGCTAATAATTCATTTGACTTTGCTGGAGGAAATCAG GGTAATAATGCTGATTCCTGCGAGGGAAAAGAAAGTGATTGTGATAAAGCCTCGTGTCAACATGAGTATCATTTAGATGAAGAGATTGGGCTTATATGTCTATTATGCAAATCTGTGGTCACCGAAATAAGAGACATGTCGCTACCCTTT CTGCAAGACAAAGGTTGGTCGAGATGCGAGGCGCAGTGGAAGGTAAAGAACGACATGAAGGGTCCAGATATCAACACAACAAAGTTCGATATTTTCAGAAATCCTGATTCCGCAAGAAACATATCGGTACAAGAACTACGAGAACAAAATGAGAGTGTTTGGGCATTGATACCAGATCTTAGAGATAAGTTAAGAGCTCACCAAAAGAAAGCTTTTGAGTTCCTGTGGAAAAACATTGCTGGTTCGATGATCCCATCAGAAATGGAAGACGCATGCGACTCAGCTGGTGGTTGTGTAATCTCTCATTCTCCGGGAGCTGGGAAAACTTTACTCGTGATTGCATTCCTTGAAAGCTCTTTGAGATTGTTCCCAGGGCAGCGGCCGGTGATCCTTGCTCCAAATACGACTGTGTACACTTGGAAGAAAGAAATGAAGAAATGGAAGGTTCCGATTCCAGTCTACCAAATCCATTCATATCAAAATTACAGGTTGGAATATCAGAGTCTGACTGTGGGGGGGCGCAGAGTGAACCAAGATGTAATGCATGCAGTGGATTGTCTAGACAAATTGCGCAAATGGCATGAACATCCAAGTGTCCTCCTTATGAGTTACCCTTGTTTCCTCTCTTTGATGCGAGAACAGTCAAAGCATGAGTATTGGAGATACATGGGTGGTGTTTTACGTGAGAGTCCGGGGCTTTTAATCCTGGACGAAGGGCACAACCCTAGAAGCTCACATTCAATGTTAAGGAGATTTCTGATGGAGGTGAAAACAGAATTAAGAATTTTGCTTTCAGGAACATTATTTCAGAACAGTTTTGACGAGTACTTCAATACTCTTAGCTTGGCAAGGCCGAGGTTTATTAGTGAGGTGCTAAGGGAATTGGACCCTCTCTATGGAGTTAAAAATCGGAAAGGATATCGGAGGAAGGACACAAAAAGATGCAAGGAGATCCTAGCAAGAAAGTTCTTTGTGGATAAGATTGGTAGGAGAATCCATTCGAAATACGATGAAGATCGAAAAAAAGGTCTAAATAAGCTTAAGCAGCTAACTACGGGTTTCGTAGATGTTTATGAAGGTGATGGATCTGATTGCCTTCCAGGTTTGCAAGCCTACGCTCTATTGTTAAAACCAACTCCGGCTCAAGACAAGGCTATGTTGAAGCTCCTGGAGTATGATTGTGGTACGAGATATTCTCTTGAGTATGAGCTAACAATCACTCTTGTATCTATCCATCCTTGGTTGTTGACAAGCTTAGAGTGTCTGGACAAGTTCTTCAATGATGATGAAAGGAAAGAGCTTGCAGGACAACGACATGACATTACACGAGGTTCAAAGGTGAGATTTGTCGTGAACCTTGTGCAGAAGTGTGTGCACAAGAGAGAGAAAGTGTTAATCTTTTGCCGTAACATTGCTCCAATGAGATACCTTATGGAAATATTCAAGAATATGTTCAATTGGGCAGAAGGGGAGGAAATGTTAATACTGCATGGTGATCAATTAGTATTCCAGCGCACAAGGATGATTGATAAATTTGAAGACCCCGGTGGGAATGCTCAAGTGTTGCTAGCTTCGATTGGTTGTTGTGGTGAAGGCATTAGTTTGACAGCTGCTTCACGAGTTGTTTTGCTGGATTCAGAGTGGAACCCGTCCAAAATAAAACAGGCAGTAGGTCGGGCGTTTAGACAAGGTCAGGAGAAGATAGTTTATGTTTACCAGCTTTTGACATCAGGGACTGTGGAAGAAAAGAAACATAGCAAGACAGCATGGAAAGATTGGGTGTCAAGGATGATATTTGTTGGGAATAATGCGAAAAATTCTTCTCATGCTAAAGCAGAAAATATTGATGACGAAGTTTTGCGAGAGatagttgaagaagatgaatccgACTTATTCCATCTGATCATGAAAGATGAAAAGCTGATGGACCGAAAGAAAAATGAAACTACAGCAGTGTTTCATATGAAAGGAACTTTCTGA
- the LOC113340651 gene encoding shewanella-like protein phosphatase 1, whose protein sequence is MGILSLSSSSLYRPQQTYSQLQRNQQLTAETSLQNKGIRGGGGLKPIVVTGNPPTFVSAPGRRIIAVGDLHGDMSQTRSALEMAGVLSSDGRNTWTGGETVLVQLGDILDRGEDEIAILALLRSLHIQAKANGGAVFQVNGNHETMNVEGDFRYVDQGGFEECVDFLHHLENYGDNWDEAFVDWVSVSEQWKQDRKMNESYWGPWNILQKQKGVIARSTLLRPGGLLSRELSRHPVALKVDDWVFCHGGLLPHHVAYGVEKMNNKVSRWMRGPDENGDDDPELPFIATRGYDSVVWNRLYSGHTGDMEDYQARQIYSILQETLRALGGKAMVVGHTPQTEGINCKYGCSIWRVDVGMSSGVLNSRPEVLEIIDNEARVIRSRTDMLSELQIVDYT, encoded by the exons ATGGGTATTCTGTCGTTGAGTTCATCATCTTTGTATCGCCCACAACAAACATATTCTcagcttcaaagaaatcaacaactcACAGCTGAAACTTCTTTACAGAATAAAGGaataagaggaggaggaggattgaAACCCATTGTTGTTACTGGAAATCCACCTACCTTTGTATCAGCTCCCGGCCGTAGAATCATTGCTG TTGGAGACTTGCATGGTGATATGTCACAAACTAGAAGTGCACTTGAGATGGCTGGTGTTTTGAGTTCAGACGGTCGGAATACATGGACCGGAGGAGAGACG GTATTGGTTCAACTAGGAGATATACTTGATAGAGGAGAGGATGAAATTGCGATTTTAGCGTTGTTGCGATCACTTCATATTCAAGCAAAAGCTAATGGTGGAGCTGTCTTTCAG GTGAATGGAAATCATGAAACCATGAATGTAGAAGGCGATTTCAGATATGTTGATCAAGGAGGTTTTGAAGAATGTGTTGATTTCTTACACCACTTGGAGAATTACGGGGATAATTGGGATGAGGCTTTTGTTGATTGGGTTAGTGTCTCTGAACAATGGAAACAAGATCGTAAGATGAATGAGAGTTATTGGGGACCATGGAATATATTGCAG AAGCAAAAGGGGGTCATTGCAAGATCTACGCTTCTAAGACCAGGAGGTCTATTATCACGTGAGTTGTCACGTCATCCTGTTGCCCTTAAAGTCGATGATTGGGTCTTTTGTCATGGTGGCCTTCTTCCTCATCACG TTGCATATGGCGTGGAGAAGATGAATAATAAAGTATCTCGCTGGATGCGAGGTCCCGATGAGAATGGTGATGATGATCCTGAACTCCCTTTCATAGCCACACGAGGCTATGATAGTGTTGTTTGGAACCGGTTGTACTCCGGACACACCGGTGACATGGAGGATTATCAAGCGCGCCAG ATATATTCGATTCTGCAAGAGACACTGCGAGCATTAGGTGGTAAAGCAATGGTGGTGGGACACACTCCTCAAACTGAAGGCATAAATTG TAAATATGGTTGTAGTATATGGCGTGTGGATGTTGGAATGTCCAGCGGAGTCCTTAATTCAAGACCAGAG GTTCTAGAAATAATAGACAATGAAGCAAGGGTAATAAGGAGCAGAACGGACATGTTAAGTGAATTGCAGATTGTTGACTACACATGA